A single Clostridium sp. AN503 DNA region contains:
- a CDS encoding Cna B-type domain-containing protein: protein MKKTWMDRIKRKVSAVLVCSMLMMQISAATPGTASAASESASKEQVETVTLRGRIVSLAEGCDVTKDIDLRLYVNGRPDTSRRPVFVKAMDSRQPFDLYDDSFELINDLEDGIGRAGLASASDAEYDVWEYRFEELPFEDADGNEYEYTIRDAARGAATPSNMASGSDLATDSRAIRRQDVLYWTDMEGTEILGVNGVEFPAAGTRLVYIPYTDVEGAYIFDGADDHDPERVTLEAGCVREADEDFLESCGDNTSGAGLDGRPEVLLDVKKGRWSVERVPQYNPLTCTAVEYRIEAVSGYEDYQVRYENRGDYTGEKDYAFAGGTIYHEPAIPEQPVTYSVTGVISWNDQDDLWGMRPDSADFLQVYDEAGKNVTSRTAIRTEKTDTDAWAYTIEGLIKGERYILGQNLPAYEAEGLDETILAAGETKTIQQNLRTGSVRGLIHISSRNPLVRELDFLDILHVYAAGEEVTDRVKVELNRGDGGYENGDYLAYMVDGLPKDQIFTIRADKPEGYAVIPTEASVTAGSSYDLRSRLDAELPGMFTLRAETPVKLTIDNVYFDGKSGGETGSFTYELKTGDTAFSLSQYSGSYRIITDKKTGRYEETSTADGTIRLSENQQAIIPLIVGQTYCVTQKAEAPEDEFSLLYGGEAARTKQISKDQTETFTNIKYQLKQYKKSWNDNGNQNGVGQRPSGYDLQDHLKLSVTRTDGSPLTSEETDKLGLNDPSVTIDTGLGANEWAIVYEKMPVADKEGNALSYDLMEDPVKGYKTTYAEDSIYEKVIINTSYMTFDATILWLDSNNETLRFAAAETFKDHLELYRSDPAGGPDEPVIFDAADNKGQTVENSITVEGDAESLFWDVRIENLVEYDDKGLPYAYYLKEKTDPDGTIKTDDPKAWYVPTCTNLVNYFNEKEKCYDGGYITNLLQGDTTVAFTKLWKDGNADITETPDLTFQLMRFPSSLDPVKGYAQASSVETKTAADLSPTGKKIEGRIIWGEKTAGQDKITAAIFPRFDANGEEYIYFVRELLSGTNSGEYVQKITAADGGKSFFADSGLPLVANGETVTNKREGRISLPVTKTWKSAAYQNIDAKVELEVMRRSQNPKDTGWQTMKPEYFEGGVCPVITGFSAETLTMGTTVGNLFQYDDDGYLYEYEVSENRIWLRTDKTKAAHPGDEDAQYVELAKEEVKNTDGDITSLVFKTTQGHFDGNLQYRFREKTESDGETGWKITNTLENDIQIRVDKYWEGDWTKVKPEDYPVKLTFELFRDNSLLADETLEKPEINPLIDGKIQTIPFLNSEKGNENQWPRYDENGKEHVYTITETVEAKGSVGRITYRYNWDLGEWASDDEAESDKEDDTWVTKVSNPPPGKGAGIEVEKIWLDGGDLPHREPAEVTLYEKDPDGSWKKTDKKTFLTEEDGWKGYISITDKEDTIKNPDAYMVVETALGKNSADHRHEVDYESPEFIKGTSGNYTASGTVENEYHIYTVTNRYSAGKCTITNLRRGVVDVAVTKEWKDGVAEDPVIAAGDVTDGHRPKNAEFQLFQNDEPYSWNAADNKDAADNKDAAGNNKNPQTTATNKSQAKDHDQPLIQWTDLPKYDEKGELYLYTVRETKIGDEAVVSGGADFTDLTNGGPGVVHHYTASIVTAPYEHSSTDPDTGKKTNDRIAFHAVNQRSQERTIEIYKYWKDDGPNTSPRADVYFSLMRSVDGGKTLEPAAEAGKAIKDDSYAPPGGYEAQKDNWFKYVFDSAPRYDGEGREYTYYLSEGMNGNSSRYKPYYYDETPENIGPDTELLKGISKDEVFWYPMPHDTATVVNIREDSVKVTGKKIWDNMGGLKQENGDFPKLKLELQVKPLHDDTASYTNVLERPGESGSVYTCTLPGENYSYEYQFTGPEQDGGFPKYDEATGQELTYHVAEKTIDGKDLESLGYYKRTSDEKSFIIKNTYTGDTSFQVEMVKSWAGVPADIQADPDKEGPVITVELWRMMTKLGEGDKATPIPYTAEKVEGKTVKYSQSADEKNTVYFERLPKTAPTMQPYQYYLKETKLNGYQSSLTAQEADTGMWVTPEAERFTLDQQSVKKTIENTYVPSTEEVTEIKGQKAWAYTEHQDKLTLEARAGITMELYRRYVNSETGRNAEEMVDAEFAWTEPSGSTDTSAPWGFCFKPKDPMKGFPKYAPNGTEYAYFVKETIKDENLKKLFGEGSDSNALTVSAMDRGNNLLTVTNKLQTVGLNVTKTWDDSKNLYQTRPEEITLTVERKAVDEASAGWSDYQVEGETVTWKVSGDRTAETWTASITDLPQYGYTTDTSPALREYAYRAVEKAVPAGYVHDGNADIHSGEADGSGPYSSTLKNTVIHTGIHITAEKEWDDDEDVDGLRGKITACAQLWRMAEGAEESTAEQLDTVQILESPDDAEKNPKTGVSRSANTVTWENLPTHMPVDETKKAVYFIRETMEGEGAKFYTSVVKEPDADSSVWTIRNTHGQITDIQVTFTKKWDDQNNAWQVRPETVSVVLLRKAGIDGAEEVAYNVPENGSQPEAQMAVLRAPESGDTMESWASVTFDDLPYASGGIPYTYYVKEGTVKGGRFVPGTAAGYKPFAEGDGTEFTPEIISVTDSHSGEVSLKNTLDTTSVQAEKEWADNDDRYHTRPDSVRFELYRRSGDRSEYEKVPQSMAAPVIITKDGFKNGEALAGNADFKLKYDGLPKTNAEGEQYAYQIRETAMIFGNGEGAVSYPVKWNPDGTSGLETAGGYRVTSHVRDGSSGADQTITNTLNTSAPIRVEKQWEDQNDQDGIRETQPSNINVTLYQTLDQSETEPSRMVSMGEKPLAGQTGSSGADALWFAEWEGLPIQNPEGKTYYYRAVETLPGDSAYTASYSPGNGVAGEAAGDRDHVVTITVTNTYTPKTMKVSALKEWAGDDDGILSRRPDTVLLGLYQKKAGDTKPVPVTDQAGNPLQKTVGASGQWMAEWSGLPVCSGGGQKITYYVKEESAISGYTSSYGNGNAGAADGTGFETAGVKGDVGADSGSGANAQAVTITNTWDTRTIYARKIWEDEENRDGLRKDITLRLLADGSPAVGQQDKLVGRYADGPVSWSGLPVKDSEGDRITYTVMEVTDLDGYTASYTGSTTDSETALNNGASKDTPLLVTNTHRPAKTTYTIEKLWLGDDDWKEEVRPDSIQVQLYMLEADNADSLAGVEKAVGDPVTLVPDADGRWTYTWTDLYKYQNEGQEIRYYARELGVDGYIPTASGSNAESGMIANRMNTTSLKVSKEWEDGGDEYGMRPNTIKILLQRKLKNAAAWDTLPESKAVFVMNRADGWGTVEFTGLPTHNKKNQPYEYRAVEAEIGGDRTDHGRAAGYEAVYEHHPNFLAVPGETKITNRLASGSLEVAKTLKIGAAADFSFQVELTVDGTRTGTKTFTKELTVRSGERFRIDGIPAGSTYTVTELEKSGYSLDSKNGDNGVIVEGAVATAEFVNRKKSSGGGGGGGGHNTPQDPTSPTAPTGPAGPGTPTAPAGPSAGDLPSESESPMESTTLPPDSPGLPDIPTTPDRRPDVPKGTTVEIRDPGDPDGAPLYHGSYTGGFQDVPSGRYLLVTLDEEGVPLANLIIFIDDGGVPLALPRTGDNSIPIALLAAALIGSAAGLVLLARYRRKDEE, encoded by the coding sequence ATGAAGAAAACATGGATGGACAGGATCAAACGGAAGGTATCGGCAGTTCTGGTGTGCAGCATGCTGATGATGCAGATCAGCGCGGCGACGCCGGGGACGGCATCAGCAGCATCGGAGTCCGCCAGTAAAGAACAGGTGGAGACCGTTACCCTGAGGGGAAGGATCGTGAGCCTGGCAGAAGGATGTGATGTGACGAAGGACATTGATCTGAGACTGTATGTCAACGGACGTCCTGATACATCCCGCAGACCGGTTTTTGTAAAGGCAATGGACAGCCGGCAGCCGTTTGATCTGTATGATGATTCCTTTGAGTTGATCAATGATCTGGAGGATGGTATCGGCCGTGCAGGGCTTGCCAGCGCCAGTGATGCGGAATACGATGTGTGGGAGTACCGTTTTGAGGAGCTTCCCTTTGAGGATGCAGACGGCAATGAGTACGAGTATACGATCCGGGACGCTGCCAGAGGAGCCGCTACTCCTTCCAATATGGCAAGCGGCAGCGATCTTGCTACAGACAGCCGGGCCATAAGAAGGCAGGATGTACTGTACTGGACGGACATGGAAGGCACAGAGATCCTGGGGGTAAACGGTGTGGAATTCCCCGCTGCGGGGACGCGTCTGGTCTATATTCCCTACACGGATGTGGAAGGGGCCTATATATTTGACGGTGCAGATGACCATGATCCGGAACGGGTGACACTGGAGGCGGGATGTGTGCGGGAGGCGGATGAAGATTTCCTGGAATCCTGCGGAGACAATACTTCCGGAGCCGGACTGGATGGCAGGCCGGAGGTCCTTCTGGATGTAAAAAAAGGCCGTTGGTCTGTAGAGCGTGTGCCTCAGTACAATCCGCTGACCTGTACAGCGGTTGAGTACCGCATTGAGGCGGTATCCGGGTATGAGGATTATCAGGTTCGTTATGAGAACCGTGGGGATTATACGGGGGAGAAGGACTATGCTTTTGCGGGCGGGACCATTTACCACGAACCTGCCATACCGGAACAACCGGTCACCTATAGCGTAACTGGAGTTATCTCCTGGAATGACCAGGATGATCTTTGGGGGATGCGTCCGGATTCGGCAGACTTTTTGCAGGTATATGACGAAGCTGGAAAGAATGTAACATCCCGGACAGCTATCCGCACCGAAAAAACGGACACGGATGCATGGGCCTATACCATAGAGGGGCTGATAAAAGGAGAACGCTATATCCTGGGACAGAACCTGCCTGCTTATGAGGCGGAAGGACTGGATGAGACCATCCTGGCAGCGGGAGAAACAAAGACGATCCAGCAGAACTTAAGAACGGGAAGTGTGCGCGGCCTGATCCATATCAGCAGCCGGAACCCCCTGGTGAGGGAGTTGGACTTCCTGGATATCCTGCACGTATATGCGGCAGGTGAAGAAGTGACGGACCGGGTGAAGGTGGAGCTGAACCGCGGCGATGGGGGTTACGAGAACGGAGATTATCTGGCATATATGGTAGATGGGCTGCCAAAAGACCAAATATTTACGATCCGTGCAGACAAGCCGGAGGGCTATGCAGTGATCCCGACCGAGGCGTCTGTGACGGCAGGCAGCAGCTATGACCTGCGCAGCAGGCTGGACGCGGAGCTACCGGGGATGTTTACGCTGCGTGCTGAGACGCCGGTGAAGCTGACCATAGACAATGTATACTTTGACGGAAAGAGCGGCGGCGAGACCGGGAGTTTCACTTATGAGTTAAAAACGGGGGATACAGCGTTTTCCCTCAGCCAGTACAGCGGATCCTACAGGATAATAACTGATAAAAAGACGGGGCGTTATGAAGAAACCAGTACAGCTGACGGAACGATCCGGCTCTCAGAAAATCAGCAGGCCATCATACCGCTGATCGTGGGACAGACATACTGTGTAACGCAAAAAGCGGAAGCCCCGGAGGATGAATTTTCTCTTCTCTATGGTGGTGAAGCTGCCCGGACAAAACAGATATCCAAAGATCAGACGGAGACCTTTACCAATATCAAATACCAGCTGAAGCAGTACAAAAAGAGCTGGAATGACAATGGGAACCAGAACGGGGTCGGACAACGCCCCAGTGGATATGATTTGCAGGATCACCTGAAACTGTCGGTGACAAGGACAGATGGAAGCCCTCTCACTTCAGAGGAGACCGATAAATTAGGGCTTAATGATCCCTCTGTCACGATTGATACCGGACTTGGAGCGAATGAATGGGCGATTGTCTATGAGAAGATGCCCGTGGCAGATAAAGAAGGAAACGCTCTGTCCTATGACCTGATGGAAGATCCTGTAAAAGGCTATAAGACCACATATGCGGAAGACTCCATCTACGAGAAGGTGATCATAAATACCAGCTATATGACCTTTGATGCAACGATCCTATGGCTGGATTCAAACAATGAGACTCTCAGGTTTGCGGCAGCAGAAACTTTTAAGGATCATCTGGAGCTTTACCGGTCAGATCCGGCGGGTGGTCCGGATGAACCTGTTATTTTTGATGCGGCAGATAACAAAGGTCAGACAGTAGAAAACAGTATTACCGTCGAAGGAGATGCGGAAAGTCTTTTCTGGGATGTCAGGATTGAGAATCTGGTGGAGTATGATGACAAGGGACTGCCTTATGCTTATTATCTGAAAGAGAAAACAGACCCGGACGGCACTATAAAGACAGACGACCCGAAGGCCTGGTATGTACCAACATGCACGAACCTTGTCAATTACTTTAACGAGAAGGAAAAATGCTATGACGGCGGATATATTACGAATCTGCTCCAGGGAGATACCACTGTGGCTTTCACAAAGCTGTGGAAAGACGGAAATGCGGATATTACAGAGACGCCCGACTTGACATTCCAGCTGATGCGTTTCCCGTCCAGCCTTGACCCGGTAAAGGGATATGCCCAGGCTTCTTCTGTAGAAACTAAAACGGCAGCGGATCTCAGCCCCACGGGTAAAAAGATCGAAGGCAGAATCATCTGGGGAGAAAAAACAGCGGGGCAGGATAAGATAACAGCCGCCATATTCCCACGGTTTGATGCAAATGGGGAAGAGTATATATATTTCGTGCGGGAGCTTTTGAGCGGAACAAACAGCGGAGAGTATGTTCAGAAGATCACTGCTGCTGACGGCGGCAAGTCATTCTTTGCAGATTCCGGCCTGCCGCTTGTGGCAAACGGCGAGACGGTGACCAATAAGCGGGAAGGCAGGATCAGCCTGCCGGTGACCAAGACCTGGAAAAGCGCCGCATACCAGAACATTGACGCAAAAGTAGAGCTGGAGGTGATGCGAAGGAGCCAGAACCCCAAAGACACCGGGTGGCAGACTATGAAGCCGGAATATTTTGAAGGAGGCGTCTGTCCGGTCATCACAGGATTTAGTGCAGAAACCCTGACGATGGGGACGACGGTGGGCAATCTGTTTCAATATGATGATGACGGTTATCTGTATGAGTATGAAGTGTCGGAGAACCGCATCTGGCTGCGGACAGATAAGACAAAAGCCGCCCACCCTGGTGATGAGGACGCCCAGTATGTGGAGCTGGCAAAGGAAGAGGTAAAAAACACGGACGGCGATATAACCAGCCTTGTTTTTAAGACCACGCAGGGGCATTTTGACGGAAATCTGCAGTACAGGTTTCGTGAAAAAACGGAATCTGACGGTGAGACAGGATGGAAGATCACCAATACTCTTGAAAATGATATTCAGATACGTGTGGATAAATATTGGGAAGGCGACTGGACAAAAGTAAAGCCGGAGGATTATCCTGTAAAGCTGACATTTGAACTTTTCAGGGATAACAGCCTGCTGGCAGATGAGACGTTGGAGAAACCAGAGATCAATCCCCTGATCGATGGGAAGATCCAGACGATTCCGTTCCTCAATTCAGAAAAGGGCAATGAAAACCAATGGCCCCGGTATGATGAAAACGGCAAAGAGCACGTTTATACCATAACAGAAACAGTGGAAGCAAAGGGCAGCGTGGGCCGGATCACTTACCGGTACAACTGGGATCTGGGGGAATGGGCGTCAGATGATGAGGCGGAGAGTGACAAAGAGGATGATACCTGGGTCACAAAAGTGTCGAACCCGCCGCCGGGAAAAGGTGCGGGCATAGAGGTTGAGAAGATATGGCTGGATGGCGGCGACCTGCCTCACCGCGAGCCAGCGGAGGTTACCCTTTACGAGAAAGACCCGGATGGCAGCTGGAAGAAAACTGACAAGAAGACATTCCTGACGGAGGAAGACGGCTGGAAAGGATATATCTCCATCACTGACAAGGAAGATACCATAAAGAATCCAGACGCATATATGGTGGTGGAGACTGCACTGGGGAAGAACAGTGCAGACCACAGACATGAGGTGGATTATGAAAGTCCTGAGTTTATTAAAGGTACATCCGGGAACTATACGGCGTCCGGAACGGTTGAGAATGAATATCATATCTATACGGTGACGAATCGTTACTCCGCAGGGAAATGTACGATCACAAACCTGCGCAGAGGGGTTGTCGATGTTGCTGTCACAAAAGAGTGGAAGGATGGGGTTGCCGAGGATCCTGTGATAGCTGCTGGTGATGTGACCGATGGACACCGCCCGAAAAATGCGGAATTCCAGCTTTTTCAGAATGATGAGCCGTATTCCTGGAATGCCGCGGACAATAAGGATGCAGCGGACAATAAGGATGCCGCAGGCAATAATAAAAATCCCCAGACAACAGCAACCAACAAGAGTCAGGCAAAAGACCATGACCAGCCTTTGATCCAGTGGACAGATCTGCCCAAATATGATGAAAAGGGCGAACTATATCTTTACACGGTCAGGGAAACAAAGATAGGTGATGAGGCAGTTGTTTCCGGAGGCGCAGATTTTACGGATCTGACAAATGGCGGGCCGGGCGTTGTCCATCATTACACCGCTTCTATAGTGACAGCGCCCTATGAACACAGCAGCACGGATCCGGACACTGGCAAAAAGACCAACGACAGGATCGCATTTCATGCCGTAAATCAGCGGAGCCAGGAACGTACCATCGAGATTTATAAATACTGGAAGGATGATGGTCCCAATACAAGCCCGCGGGCAGATGTCTATTTTTCGCTGATGCGTTCCGTGGATGGCGGAAAGACTCTGGAACCGGCAGCGGAAGCGGGCAAAGCCATCAAGGATGACAGCTATGCTCCTCCGGGTGGATATGAAGCTCAGAAAGACAACTGGTTTAAGTATGTGTTTGATTCTGCGCCGCGCTACGACGGGGAAGGTAGGGAGTATACGTATTACCTGAGTGAAGGGATGAACGGCAACAGCAGCCGGTATAAGCCTTATTATTATGATGAAACCCCGGAGAATATCGGGCCTGACACAGAGTTGCTGAAGGGTATTTCAAAAGATGAGGTATTCTGGTATCCAATGCCTCATGATACCGCAACTGTGGTCAATATCCGTGAGGACAGCGTAAAGGTGACAGGCAAAAAGATATGGGATAATATGGGCGGCCTAAAGCAGGAGAATGGCGATTTCCCTAAATTAAAGCTGGAATTACAGGTAAAGCCGCTGCATGATGATACGGCTTCGTATACAAATGTTTTAGAGCGGCCTGGAGAGAGCGGCAGTGTATATACCTGTACCCTGCCGGGTGAAAACTACAGCTACGAATATCAATTTACCGGGCCGGAGCAGGATGGAGGTTTCCCCAAGTATGATGAGGCAACCGGCCAGGAGCTGACTTACCATGTGGCTGAAAAAACAATCGACGGCAAAGACCTGGAAAGCCTGGGCTACTATAAGAGAACATCGGATGAGAAAAGTTTTATTATCAAAAACACTTATACAGGTGATACGTCCTTTCAGGTTGAGATGGTAAAAAGCTGGGCCGGTGTTCCGGCAGATATTCAGGCGGATCCGGATAAAGAAGGCCCGGTTATCACGGTAGAACTTTGGCGGATGATGACAAAGCTGGGGGAGGGCGATAAGGCAACTCCCATACCTTATACAGCAGAAAAAGTAGAAGGTAAAACTGTAAAATACAGCCAGTCCGCCGATGAGAAAAACACGGTTTATTTTGAACGGCTGCCAAAGACGGCTCCAACCATGCAGCCATATCAGTATTACTTAAAAGAAACAAAGCTGAATGGATATCAATCCAGCCTGACGGCTCAGGAAGCTGACACCGGCATGTGGGTAACACCTGAAGCTGAGCGGTTTACACTGGATCAACAGTCTGTGAAAAAGACGATTGAAAATACTTATGTTCCGTCAACAGAGGAAGTAACCGAGATAAAAGGCCAAAAAGCATGGGCTTATACGGAGCATCAGGACAAGCTGACGCTGGAGGCGCGTGCTGGCATCACGATGGAACTATACAGACGGTATGTAAACAGTGAGACTGGCAGGAATGCAGAGGAGATGGTGGATGCAGAATTTGCGTGGACAGAACCGAGTGGCAGCACGGATACTTCGGCGCCGTGGGGATTCTGTTTTAAACCAAAGGATCCGATGAAGGGCTTTCCGAAATATGCGCCAAATGGCACAGAGTACGCTTATTTTGTCAAAGAAACGATTAAAGATGAGAATCTGAAAAAGCTGTTTGGGGAAGGCAGTGATTCCAACGCGCTTACAGTATCTGCAATGGATCGTGGAAATAATCTGCTCACGGTCACAAACAAGCTCCAGACAGTAGGGCTGAATGTAACGAAGACATGGGATGATTCTAAGAATCTGTATCAGACCAGACCTGAGGAAATTACGCTTACAGTAGAACGGAAAGCGGTAGACGAAGCTTCTGCCGGCTGGTCGGATTATCAGGTGGAGGGAGAAACTGTTACATGGAAGGTGAGCGGCGATAGGACGGCAGAGACATGGACGGCTTCCATAACAGACCTGCCCCAATACGGTTATACAACAGATACTTCCCCGGCCTTAAGAGAATATGCGTATCGCGCCGTAGAGAAAGCTGTGCCTGCTGGATATGTACATGATGGCAATGCCGATATACATAGTGGGGAAGCTGATGGAAGCGGGCCGTATTCCTCCACGCTGAAAAACACCGTAATACATACGGGAATCCATATTACGGCTGAAAAAGAGTGGGACGACGATGAGGATGTAGATGGACTTCGCGGTAAGATAACAGCCTGTGCGCAGCTGTGGCGGATGGCTGAGGGGGCAGAGGAGAGTACGGCGGAACAACTGGATACTGTGCAGATCCTGGAGTCCCCTGACGATGCAGAAAAAAATCCTAAAACCGGGGTAAGCCGCAGTGCCAACACGGTCACCTGGGAGAATCTACCGACCCATATGCCTGTCGATGAAACAAAAAAGGCGGTTTATTTTATAAGAGAAACTATGGAGGGAGAGGGAGCTAAGTTTTACACTTCTGTGGTGAAGGAACCAGATGCGGACAGTTCTGTATGGACGATTAGAAATACACATGGACAGATCACAGATATTCAGGTAACCTTCACTAAAAAGTGGGACGACCAGAATAACGCATGGCAGGTACGTCCGGAAACGGTTTCCGTAGTGCTTCTGCGTAAGGCCGGCATAGACGGCGCAGAAGAGGTGGCATACAACGTGCCTGAAAACGGCAGTCAGCCAGAAGCCCAGATGGCGGTGCTCCGCGCGCCTGAGTCCGGGGATACGATGGAAAGCTGGGCGTCTGTGACATTTGATGATCTTCCCTATGCCTCAGGCGGGATTCCCTACACTTACTATGTAAAAGAGGGTACAGTGAAGGGCGGCAGATTCGTGCCAGGGACGGCAGCCGGCTATAAGCCGTTTGCAGAGGGGGATGGTACGGAATTCACACCTGAAATCATATCTGTTACGGATAGCCATAGTGGTGAAGTTTCTCTCAAGAACACCTTGGACACCACATCTGTGCAGGCAGAAAAGGAGTGGGCAGATAACGATGACCGTTATCATACCAGGCCAGATTCCGTGCGGTTTGAGCTGTACCGCAGATCCGGGGATCGGTCAGAGTATGAAAAGGTCCCGCAATCCATGGCTGCGCCTGTCATCATTACAAAGGATGGATTTAAGAATGGCGAGGCATTGGCTGGAAACGCTGATTTTAAGTTAAAGTATGATGGCCTTCCGAAAACGAACGCGGAAGGAGAACAGTACGCCTACCAGATCCGGGAAACAGCCATGATATTTGGAAATGGGGAGGGAGCTGTATCGTATCCGGTAAAATGGAATCCTGACGGTACATCAGGTCTGGAAACCGCAGGTGGATACCGGGTGACATCCCATGTCAGGGATGGCTCGTCAGGGGCGGACCAGACGATCACCAACACTTTGAACACCTCTGCCCCCATACGGGTGGAAAAACAGTGGGAGGACCAGAATGATCAGGATGGCATACGGGAAACACAACCCTCCAACATAAACGTTACTCTGTACCAGACCCTGGACCAGTCTGAAACAGAACCATCAAGAATGGTTTCCATGGGAGAGAAACCACTGGCGGGACAGACCGGATCTTCAGGAGCAGACGCCCTCTGGTTTGCCGAGTGGGAGGGCCTTCCAATACAAAACCCGGAGGGTAAGACGTACTATTACCGTGCAGTTGAAACCCTGCCGGGGGATTCAGCATATACCGCATCCTACAGCCCGGGGAACGGAGTGGCGGGAGAAGCTGCGGGAGATCGGGACCATGTGGTCACGATAACCGTGACGAATACCTACACGCCAAAGACCATGAAGGTTTCGGCATTAAAGGAATGGGCCGGGGATGATGACGGTATTTTGAGCCGTCGCCCGGATACGGTCCTTCTGGGATTGTATCAGAAAAAGGCTGGCGATACAAAGCCGGTCCCGGTCACGGATCAAGCCGGAAATCCTCTGCAAAAAACAGTCGGAGCGTCAGGGCAGTGGATGGCGGAGTGGTCCGGTCTTCCGGTCTGCAGCGGCGGAGGCCAGAAGATCACTTATTATGTAAAAGAAGAATCAGCCATATCCGGATATACCAGCAGCTATGGAAATGGGAATGCGGGAGCGGCTGATGGAACGGGTTTTGAGACTGCAGGAGTAAAAGGAGATGTGGGGGCAGACAGCGGCAGCGGGGCTAACGCGCAGGCTGTCACGATCACCAACACCTGGGATACGCGGACCATCTATGCCAGGAAGATATGGGAGGACGAAGAGAACCGGGATGGGTTGAGAAAAGATATTACCCTGAGGCTTCTGGCGGACGGCAGTCCTGCCGTTGGACAGCAGGATAAACTGGTCGGCAGATATGCAGACGGTCCCGTATCCTGGTCCGGCCTTCCGGTGAAGGACAGCGAGGGGGACCGAATCACTTATACAGTGATGGAAGTAACGGATCTCGATGGTTATACGGCTTCTTACACTGGAAGTACAACCGATTCGGAAACGGCTCTCAATAACGGAGCTTCAAAAGACACCCCGCTGCTGGTAACCAACACCCACCGCCCGGCAAAGACCACCTACACCATCGAAAAGCTCTGGCTTGGTGATGATGACTGGAAAGAGGAGGTTCGCCCGGACTCCATCCAGGTGCAGCTCTATATGCTTGAAGCGGACAACGCCGATAGCCTGGCGGGGGTGGAAAAAGCCGTGGGAGACCCGGTAACTCTCGTCCCGGATGCAGACGGCAGGTGGACGTATACCTGGACGGATCTGTACAAATACCAGAATGAAGGGCAGGAAATCCGCTATTATGCCAGAGAGCTGGGGGTAGACGGTTACATCCCCACGGCATCCGGTTCCAATGCGGAGAGCGGTATGATCGCCAACAGGATGAACACCACCAGCCTCAAAGTGAGCAAAGAGTGGGAGGATGGAGGCGACGAGTACGGCATGCGCCCGAATACCATCAAGATCCTGCTTCAGAGAAAGCTTAAAAATGCGGCTGCGTGGGATACCCTGCCGGAGTCAAAGGCAGTATTTGTCATGAACAGGGCAGACGGCTGGGGGACGGTGGAATTTACCGGCCTGCCGACCCATAACAAGAAGAACCAGCCATACGAGTACCGCGCAGTGGAGGCGGAGATCGGAGGCGATCGCACGGACCATGGAAGGGCTGCGGGCTATGAGGCCGTTTATGAGCATCATCCGAACTTTTTGGCGGTACCAGGCGAGACAAAGATCACCAACAGGCTGGCCTCCGGTTCTCTGGAGGTAGCGAAGACCCTAAAGATCGGGGCCGCCGCAGATTTCAGTTTCCAGGTGGAGTTGACCGTTGATGGGACAAGGACCGGTACCAAAACCTTTACAAAGGAATTGACCGTCCGCAGCGGAGAACGTTTCCGCATTGACGGGATTCCAGCGGGAAGTACCTACACGGTGACCGAACTTGAAAAGAGCGGATACAGCCTGGACAGTAAGAACGGGGATAACGGAGTGATCGTGGAAGGCGCCGTTGCCACGGCAGAATTTGTCAACCGAAAGAAATCCAGCGGAGGCGGAGGCGGGGGAGGCGGCCATAATACACCGCAGGATCCCACAAGCCCCACAGCTCCCACAGGACCGGCAGGACCGGGGACTCCCACGGCCCCCGCAGGGCCATCGGCGGGAGACCTGCCCTCAGAATCTGAGTCCCCCATGGAGAGCACAACATTGCCGCCGGACAGCCCGGGTCTGCCGGATATTCCGACGACCCCGGACCGGAGACCGGATGTGCCGAAGGGTACTACAGTAGAGATACGAGATCCTGGTGACCCGGATGGCGCGCCGTTGTACCATGGTTCCTATACAGGTGGATTTCAAGATGTGCCTTCGGGAAGATATCTGCTGGTCACCCTGGATGAGGAAGGTGTACCGCTGGCAAACCTGATCATTTTCATTGATGACGGAGGCGTGCCGCTGGCGCTGCCCAGGACAGGAGATAACAGTATCCCGATCGCGCTGTTGGCAGCGGCGCTGATCGGTTCTGCCGCAGGACTTGTGCTTCTTGCAAGGTACAGACGGAAGGACGAAGAATAG